Proteins from a genomic interval of Stigmatopora nigra isolate UIUO_SnigA chromosome 19, RoL_Snig_1.1, whole genome shotgun sequence:
- the htr3a gene encoding 5-hydroxytryptamine receptor 3A has product MRPSPSYWTTLPLLLVILDTAKACTVKKLNGNTSRFSNATLVRLSEFLSAGYKKGVRPVKDWRTSTLVAIDLMVYSILNVDEKNQVLTTYVWYRQSWTDEFLVWNPKDFDQVKQVSLPTANVWVPDILINEFVGVGKSPDIPYVYVTHEGLVRNYKPIQVVTACTLNIYNFPFDVQKCSLTFQSWLHTIDDINITLMRSPEELSEDKSVFMNQGEWELLHVLSNYKIFSVDNDDYYAEMKFHVVIRRRPLFYTVNLLLPSIFLMVMDIVGFFLPPDSGERVSFKITLLLGYSVFLIIVSDTLPATAIGTPLIGVYFVVCMALLVISLTETVLIVRLVHKQDLQPPVPHWLRYLVLERAPALFCIHKKHRLCSRLSSQASDMDDYKDNNYGAAQCTLHHTCEIDHQHEREAAFLTRIPTSSRDRSPPVVSNILREVTAIRTFLEKRDHGNEVAKEWLQVGYVLDVLLFRVYLVAVVAYSITLGTLWSVWQVA; this is encoded by the exons ATGAGACCATCACCATCATACTGGACTACACTGCCTCTTCTATTGGTTATTCTGGACACAGCAAAAGCTTGCACAG tgaagAAACTGAATGGCAACACAAGCCGATTCTCCAATGCAACATTGGTTCGTCTTTCCGAGTTTTTGAGTGCGGGCTACAAAAAAGGGGTGCGACCGGTGAAAGATTGGCGGACGTCAACACTGGTGGCCATCGACCTGATGGTGTACTCCATCCTCAACGTG GATGAGAAGAACCAGGTTTTGACCACCTATGTGTGGTACAGACAG TCATGGACAGACGAATTCCTGGTCTGGAATCCCAAAGACTTTGACCAGGTTAAACAAGTTTCTCTACCGACCGCCAACGTGTGGGTGCCCGACATCCTCATTAATGAGTT CGTCGGCGTGGGCAAGTCCCCCGACATACCATACGTCTACGTGACCCACGAGGGTCTGGTGCGAAACTACAAACCAATCCAGGTGGTCACCGCCTGCACGCTGAACATCTACAACTTCCCTTTCGACGTCCAGAAATGCAGTTTGACCTTCCAAAGCTGGCTCCACACAA TTGACGACATCAACATCACGTTGATGCGCAGTCCCGAGGAGCTGAGCGAAGACAAGAGTGTCTTCATGAACCAAGGAGAGTGGGAACTACTCCATGTTCTGTCCAACTATAAAATCTTCAGCGTGGACAATGATGACTACTACGCTGAGATGAAGTTTCAT GTGGTGATCCGTAGGCGCCCGTTATTCTACACAGTTAACTTGTTGCTACCCAGCATCTTCTTAATGGTCATGGACATCGTGGGTTTCTTTTTACCACCCGACAGCGGAGAGAGAGTTTCCTTCAAGATCACCTTACTGTTGGGATACTCTGTCTTCCTCATCATTGTGTCTGACACCCTGCCCGCCACAGCCATTGGAACGCCGCTAATTG GCGTCTATTTCGTGGTGTGCATGGCGCTGCTGGTGATAAGCCTGACGGAAACGGTTTTGATCGTTCGACTGGTTCATAAGCAGGACCTTCAGCCTCCTGTTCCTCACTGGTTGAGGTACTTGGTTCTGGAAAGAGCCCCAGCTCTGTTCTGCATCCACAAGAAGCACCGACTATGTTCCAGGTTGTCCTCCCAGGCCTCCGATATGGATGACTACAAAGACAACAATTATGGAGCTG CCCAGTGTACCCTGCACCATACTTGCGAGATCGACCATCAGCACGAGAGGGAGGCGGCCTTTCTGACCCGGATCCCGACCTCCTCCAGAGACCGGTCGCCGCCCGTGGTGAGCAATATCTTGCGGGAGGTGACGGCCATCCGCACCTTCCTAGAAAAGCGGGACCATGGCAATGAAGTGGCTAAGGAATGGCTGCAGGTGGGCTACGTTCTAGACGTGCTACTTTTTAGGGTCTACTTGGTGGCCGTGGTGGCCTACAGCATCACGCTGGGTACGCTCTGGTCCGTCTGGCAGGTGGCTTGA